In Rhodopirellula sp. P2, the DNA window AGCCTTGCTTTCAAATGCGTCGTCGCCCGTGCCCCATCACCCCACAACAAAGGAAAACAACATGAGAAAATTCATCAACTCCGCCGCATTTTTGGGCTTCGTCGCCACGGGCACCATGGCAAGCGCACAAGGTGTTCTGAACAATGCTGCGAACCAGGTTGGCAATGCAGTCAGTCGGACGGCTGGTCAAGCTCAGAACGTCACGCGTGGAACGGTGAACAATTTCCGCAATCGGGTCGATGATGCCGCAGCGAGTTCCAGCCCACAATCGCACGGGGCCGCAGCCAATCAAATCAACCAGCATGGAAACTTCGATGCTGCCCCTGGTGTGCGAGTCCATGTCGATCACAACGCAAATGTGGGAATTCATCCTCATGAGCAGGCGACTCACGCCCCACATCGGATGCAGCACCAGCAACACCATCATCCTCCGACGCACATGAGGGGCTCGCTTGGACATCATCGTGGTGTTTCGGCTCACGGAATGCATCATCAGTCCATCCAACACGGGCAAGGTGTTGTTCACCACGGGCAATCTGCGCACAGCGTGTACACGCTGCTTCATGACAACAACGGGCGTGAGTTCATCTGCGTTGGCGGTCAACGTGTCTACTTCGACAACGGCATGACCAGCGATTCCGCCGGTCAAGAAGAACGCTACGAAGCTGGATACGGAAACCAGGACCAAGATGAACCAATGAGTTCACCACAATCAAACGCAACGCCGCAAGATGGCGTTGCAGGCTCGGCCGACTCCAGTTCGTCTGCTGATGCGGATACCGCAACAGCAACCGCTGTTGCAGGAGCGTCCGATGTCACCAATGCCGAGGTGTCATCCGAAACGAATGCGAACGCCGGATCGACTACCGATCACGACGACAAAGCCAACACCGATGCCCGTGTGGGAAACCAAACGCAAGCCCGGGCTGGAAGTGATGTCAACGCTGACTCGGAAACCAATTTGGATGCGGGCCTGACCCCGAATCAGGATGGAGCAGCGAGCACCGAAGTGAACTCGAACCTGAACGGTGCGAGCAACGCTTCCGATGCCAAATCACAAGTGGAAACTGCGACCAATCTGGGTGACACGATTCAGTAGTCTCCCCCTCGCTACTTCGCCGTCACGCGGCCTTGAAAACGAAGACGCCCGGTCACTCCTCGTGAGTCCTGGGCGTTTTTTCATTGAAATTTCTCAATTTTGCAGGGGCGTCGAAAAGCTACCGAACGAACTCAAATCGCACCTCAAAATCGTCTGCCTTTCCGGCCAGCCGTCGATGAACGCGACGAGTTGAATCAACCGGCCTGAGACTCGACCAATCAATTGGGTTATCATCACCTTCGTCGCGATACGATTCGTGAAGAAATTGGCTGTTCCCGGAACGCGAGTCCTGGAACCAAATGGATGGGAATGATCTCCGATGAAATTGAAATGCCCGGGTTGCTCAAAGCTACTTCAAGTCCCCGACACAGCCGCCGGAAAGACAGTGAAGTGTCCTTGCGGCAAGCAATTGCGAGTGCCCGCTCCCAAGGGGACCTCCCCTGCCGGTGCCGCGTCCCCTGCGGCGAGACCAACCGCTCCCGCCCGTCGGCCACAACCCGCCGCCAGCCCACTGGGCACGGACGCTGGATTGTTCGACGAACTCACTGAGACCGATTTGGGGCCCGTGGCAGTGACCCCTCAACCTGGTCTCAAACCTGTCGCATCCAGTGCAGGAGGGCACAATCCCTACGCGACTTCGCTGCACGAGGCATCCGATGCGGGCCCTGTGTCGACTGACAACTTTGCATCTCAGAACAAACGCTTGGCAAACTACCTCTTGGATTGGGTGTTTGTCCAAGTCTTTTCATTCGGGATCGGCCTCGCTGTCGGAATCGTGTTCGTTGTGATGTATGGTCCCGAAATGACGCCCGACCAAGACGCGAGGATGACGCTCGTTTCGATGGTCTTGGGCTTCGGATTCTTCGTCTTCTACTACGTGGTGATGGAAGCGTTGTTCGGCGCCACGCTTGCCAAGTTCATCACGAAGACACGCGTTGTCTCGGTGGATGGCGGAAAAGCCGGCTTCGGGAAAATCCTCGGGCGCAGTTTGGCCCGGATGATCCCTTTCGACCCACTCTCTTACCTTTTCGGTGACACGCGAGTCGGTTGGCACGACAGTCTTTCCGGCACACGCGTGGTCAACATCAAAAAGGCCTAGTTCCATAAGGTGCAGTTCCATAAGGTGCCATCCACCTTTTGAAATGTGCAGGCGTCGAGAATGGAGAGCGAATCTCACGGGGGCATCGCAATATTCAGGCGAGTAGTTCCATAAGGTGCCATCCACCTTTTGAAAAGTGCAGGCGTCGCGAATGGCGAGCGAATCTCACGGGGGCATCGCAATTTTCCGGCGAGGATCGTGAGCTCAGTGGCTCCGCC includes these proteins:
- a CDS encoding RDD family protein; amino-acid sequence: MKLKCPGCSKLLQVPDTAAGKTVKCPCGKQLRVPAPKGTSPAGAASPAARPTAPARRPQPAASPLGTDAGLFDELTETDLGPVAVTPQPGLKPVASSAGGHNPYATSLHEASDAGPVSTDNFASQNKRLANYLLDWVFVQVFSFGIGLAVGIVFVVMYGPEMTPDQDARMTLVSMVLGFGFFVFYYVVMEALFGATLAKFITKTRVVSVDGGKAGFGKILGRSLARMIPFDPLSYLFGDTRVGWHDSLSGTRVVNIKKA